A genomic segment from Pirellulales bacterium encodes:
- a CDS encoding histidine phosphatase family protein: MLVRHGNVAECYQGVCYGRSDIELSHDGQQQSIALTEELAALPITHLYHSGLKRAAVLAEMIALRTSLVASLAPALAEINFGEWELRPWQSVFEEVGDAMAQILHAPESFRPPAGETVFELRDRVLDWHRRLPREGCMVAIAHGGPIAALRGALAGIPVSQWPGLVPATGQWIELDETTALQGLES; this comes from the coding sequence GTGCTTGTGCGGCATGGCAACGTGGCCGAATGTTACCAGGGAGTCTGCTACGGCCGCAGCGATATCGAGTTGAGCCACGACGGCCAGCAGCAAAGCATCGCCCTGACCGAAGAATTGGCCGCCCTGCCCATCACGCATCTGTACCACAGCGGCCTCAAACGGGCAGCCGTGCTGGCCGAAATGATCGCCCTGCGGACGTCCCTCGTTGCTTCTCTGGCGCCCGCCTTGGCGGAAATCAATTTCGGAGAGTGGGAATTGCGACCCTGGCAAAGCGTGTTCGAAGAAGTGGGCGACGCAATGGCCCAGATCCTGCATGCGCCGGAAAGCTTTCGCCCGCCGGCGGGCGAGACGGTGTTTGAATTGCGCGATCGGGTGCTCGACTGGCATCGCCGCTTGCCGCGTGAGGGCTGCATGGTAGCCATCGCACACGGTGGACCGATCGCCGCCCTGCGCGGCGCGTTGGCAGGGATTCCCGTGTCGCAATGGCCGGGGCTGGTGCCGGCCACGGGACAGTGGATCGAACTCGACGAAACCACCGCTTTACAGGGACTTGAATCGTGA
- the cobM gene encoding precorrin-4 C(11)-methyltransferase has protein sequence MKVWFVGAGPGDPDLLTVKGRRLIEQADTVLYAGSLMPDGIPALAKAGSAWHNTAKMALGEFMPIMVEAARARQTVVRLASGDPAIYGAMGEMVDWLKREGIDYEVVPGVSSFLAAAAALGHELTVPDVAQSIILTRTEGRTKMPEREQLADLARHRTTLVIFLSTQVIRMIVDELLTAYPAKTPVAVVYRASWPDQKIVRGTLETIAEQVIAAGISMTAIVIVGEVLAAEGHRSKLYDETFSHAFRRAKV, from the coding sequence ATGAAAGTCTGGTTCGTCGGCGCCGGGCCGGGAGACCCCGACCTGCTCACGGTGAAAGGCCGCCGACTCATCGAGCAGGCCGACACCGTGCTGTATGCCGGCAGTCTCATGCCCGATGGAATACCTGCGCTGGCCAAAGCCGGTTCGGCCTGGCATAACACGGCCAAAATGGCGCTCGGTGAATTCATGCCGATCATGGTCGAGGCGGCACGGGCGAGGCAAACCGTGGTCCGCCTGGCCTCCGGCGATCCGGCCATCTACGGCGCGATGGGCGAGATGGTCGATTGGCTCAAGCGCGAAGGGATCGACTATGAAGTGGTGCCGGGCGTCAGCTCGTTCTTGGCCGCGGCGGCAGCGCTGGGGCACGAGCTGACCGTGCCCGACGTGGCCCAGTCGATCATCCTCACGCGCACCGAGGGCCGCACGAAGATGCCCGAACGCGAACAGCTTGCCGACCTGGCCCGCCATCGCACCACGCTGGTGATCTTCCTCAGCACGCAGGTCATCCGCATGATCGTCGACGAGCTGCTCACGGCCTATCCGGCCAAGACGCCGGTGGCGGTGGTGTATCGCGCGTCGTGGCCCGACCAGAAGATCGTGCGCGGCACGCTCGAAACCATTGCCGAGCAGGTGATCGCGGCGGGCATTTCGATGACCGCCATCGTGATCGTCGGCGAGGTGCTGGCCGCCGAAGGACATCGCTCGAAGCTGTACGACGAGACGTTCAGCCACGCCTTCCGGAGGGCCAAGGTATGA
- a CDS encoding (2Fe-2S) ferredoxin domain-containing protein has product MNDALTSRTQSQLGQILLCRGCCCGQTQRGMPDVPVERIKAVWKAEKLNRSIQLTVSGCLGPCDLPNVVLVLTPNGAEWFASLSGDALYDTFIDWARACHSEGRLLPLPAALNDHRLSRFLPGGSAGLGARFAV; this is encoded by the coding sequence GTGAACGATGCCTTGACCAGCCGCACTCAATCGCAGCTCGGCCAGATTCTCTTGTGCCGCGGGTGCTGCTGCGGTCAGACGCAGCGCGGCATGCCTGACGTGCCGGTCGAACGGATCAAGGCCGTCTGGAAGGCGGAAAAGCTGAACCGTTCGATCCAGCTCACGGTTTCCGGTTGCTTGGGTCCGTGCGACCTGCCGAACGTGGTGCTGGTGCTGACGCCCAACGGGGCCGAGTGGTTCGCCAGCTTGTCGGGCGACGCCCTTTATGACACGTTCATCGACTGGGCGCGAGCGTGCCACTCGGAGGGCCGGCTTCTGCCTCTTCCAGCGGCACTGAACGATCATCGCCTGTCGCGGTTCCTCCCTGGCGGGTCGGCAGGATTGGGCGCAAGGTTTGCAGTGTAA
- a CDS encoding adenosylcobinamide-GDP ribazoletransferase, with the protein MTSVQETHEPATSGSAVHRTNALVWQWQSFWAAVQFLTQIPVPAVLLADARDERPRLQLATLYFPLVGSLIGLVTGAVIWLASHLWPLWLAVGLGLVVEAIVTGALHEDALADCCDALGGGWTRADVLRILDDSRLGTYGVLGLTLALFLRAGALAALEPGSLLPVVVASATLGRWAMVLAMALLAPVPDRPSLTQQVGRQTFGHVLGGAVLAVAGSLPLAMASPLGLGLSVVAVLAVTAGFVFYLRRRIGGLTGDGAGAICYISQIAVLLCCTMQLGARV; encoded by the coding sequence ATGACTTCCGTTCAAGAAACGCACGAGCCAGCGACGAGCGGCTCGGCGGTACATCGTACCAACGCCCTGGTCTGGCAGTGGCAAAGCTTTTGGGCCGCGGTGCAGTTCTTGACGCAGATTCCGGTGCCCGCGGTTCTGTTGGCCGACGCACGAGATGAGCGGCCGCGTTTGCAGCTCGCGACCCTTTACTTTCCGCTGGTTGGCTCGCTGATCGGTCTGGTCACCGGCGCGGTTATTTGGCTCGCTTCGCATCTCTGGCCGCTCTGGTTGGCCGTCGGGCTGGGCTTGGTTGTCGAAGCGATTGTCACCGGTGCCTTGCACGAAGACGCGCTGGCCGACTGTTGCGATGCACTGGGCGGTGGTTGGACACGGGCCGACGTACTGCGGATTCTCGACGACAGCCGCCTGGGTACCTACGGCGTTTTGGGACTGACGTTGGCGTTGTTTCTGCGGGCCGGCGCGTTGGCGGCGCTCGAGCCGGGGTCGCTGTTGCCGGTTGTCGTCGCGTCGGCCACGCTCGGCCGCTGGGCCATGGTTTTGGCGATGGCGTTGCTGGCACCGGTGCCCGACCGGCCAAGCCTGACGCAGCAGGTGGGTCGGCAAACGTTCGGCCATGTGCTGGGCGGTGCGGTCTTGGCGGTGGCCGGTTCGCTGCCGCTGGCGATGGCGTCGCCACTGGGGCTCGGGCTGTCGGTCGTGGCGGTACTCGCGGTCACGGCAGGTTTTGTTTTTTATCTGCGGCGGCGAATCGGCGGTCTGACTGGCGACGGCGCGGGCGCGATCTGCTACATTTCGCAAATCGCCGTGCTGTTGTGCTGCACCATGCAACTTGGCGCACGGGTGTAG
- a CDS encoding DUF1802 family protein has protein sequence MRTAFKEWAVVCKALAGGRQSLILRKGGIVEEGGEFRPDHPEFLLFPTFSHQSPDSVVPDARPLLRDLKADEPEAGTIVLRHYAVVADALRVKSLSAVLRLRGQHIWSDEVVEERFHRWREFVYALVVRVYALPQAVVLPLEEDYTGCKSWVELSHDVPIAGSDSVLSDEEFARRHEAIRGALRE, from the coding sequence ATGAGAACGGCATTCAAAGAATGGGCCGTGGTCTGCAAGGCACTGGCTGGCGGCCGGCAGTCGCTCATTTTGCGCAAGGGTGGCATCGTGGAAGAGGGCGGCGAGTTCCGGCCCGACCATCCGGAGTTTCTGCTTTTTCCGACCTTCTCGCACCAGTCGCCCGACAGCGTGGTGCCGGACGCCCGGCCCCTGCTGCGCGACTTGAAAGCGGATGAGCCCGAGGCGGGCACGATCGTGCTGCGGCATTACGCCGTGGTCGCCGATGCGTTGCGGGTGAAGAGTTTGTCTGCGGTGCTGCGGTTGCGCGGCCAGCATATCTGGTCCGATGAAGTCGTGGAGGAGCGTTTCCATCGCTGGCGCGAGTTTGTGTATGCCCTGGTGGTGCGAGTCTACGCTCTGCCGCAAGCGGTCGTGCTGCCGCTGGAAGAAGACTACACGGGTTGCAAGTCGTGGGTCGAGCTGTCGCACGATGTGCCGATTGCCGGATCGGATTCGGTGCTGAGTGATGAGGAGTTTGCTCGCCGCCACGAGGCAATCCGCGGGGCGCTGCGAGAATGA